From the Pectobacterium carotovorum genome, one window contains:
- the potA gene encoding spermidine/putrescine ABC transporter ATP-binding protein PotA: MKENSLAVPVVELLNVHKGFDGKDIISHFNLTINNGEFLTILGPSGCGKTTVLRLIAGLETVNSGNVMLEEQDITHQPAEQRHVNTVFQSYALFPHLSVFENVAFGLRMQKTPAAEIAPRVIEALKMVQLEELAQRRPHQLSGGQQQRVAIARAVVNQPKVLLLDESLSALDYKLRKQMQNELKALQRKLGITFIFVTHDQEEALTMSDRIVVMRDGRIEQDGTPREIYEEPKNLFVASFIGEINIFDAIVLEPLDEQRVRAQVEGHECVITASFPVTVGQHLNVLLRPEDLRVEELADGMQAEGMVGYVRERNYKGMTLESNIELENGKMVMVSEFFNEDDPDFDHSLNQKVDVTWVESWEVVLHDEEVA; encoded by the coding sequence ATGAAAGAAAACTCCCTGGCTGTGCCGGTCGTTGAATTGCTCAACGTCCATAAAGGCTTTGATGGCAAAGACATCATTTCACATTTTAATCTCACCATTAACAACGGCGAGTTTCTAACGATCCTCGGGCCATCCGGCTGCGGCAAAACCACCGTACTGCGCCTGATTGCCGGTCTGGAAACGGTCAATAGCGGCAATGTCATGCTGGAAGAGCAGGACATCACCCACCAGCCCGCCGAGCAACGGCACGTTAATACCGTATTTCAAAGCTATGCCCTGTTTCCTCACCTCAGCGTGTTTGAGAACGTGGCGTTTGGCCTGCGCATGCAGAAAACGCCCGCCGCAGAGATTGCGCCACGCGTGATTGAAGCGCTGAAAATGGTGCAGTTGGAGGAACTGGCGCAGCGCCGCCCGCACCAGCTGTCCGGCGGCCAGCAACAGCGTGTTGCCATCGCCCGCGCCGTCGTCAATCAACCGAAAGTTCTGCTGCTGGATGAATCCCTGTCCGCGCTCGATTATAAACTGCGTAAACAGATGCAGAACGAACTGAAGGCGCTGCAACGTAAGCTGGGCATCACCTTTATTTTCGTCACGCACGATCAGGAAGAAGCGCTGACCATGTCCGACCGTATCGTGGTGATGCGCGATGGACGCATCGAGCAAGACGGCACGCCGCGTGAAATCTACGAAGAGCCGAAAAACCTGTTCGTCGCCAGCTTTATCGGTGAAATCAATATCTTTGATGCCATCGTGCTGGAACCGTTGGACGAACAACGGGTGCGCGCTCAGGTCGAAGGCCACGAATGCGTTATCACCGCCAGTTTCCCGGTCACCGTCGGCCAACACCTCAACGTGTTGCTACGACCGGAAGATTTACGCGTCGAAGAGCTGGCCGACGGTATGCAGGCGGAAGGCATGGTGGGCTACGTGCGCGAGCGCAACTATAAAGGCATGACGCTGGAATCCAACATCGAGTTGGAAAACGGCAAGATGGTCATGGTCAGCGAGTTCTTTAACGAAGACGATCCCGACTTCGATCATTCACTCAACCAGAAAGTCGACGTCACCTGGGTGGAGAGTTGGGAGGTTGTCCTGCACGATGAAGAAGTCGCGTAA
- the potC gene encoding spermidine/putrescine ABC transporter permease PotC translates to MTGRLIRGGFMSIIYAYLYIPIIILIVNSFNQARFGINWQGFTLDWYRLLMNNDSLLQAAQHSLTMAVFSATFATLIGSLTAVALYRYRFRGKPFVGGMLFVVMMSPDIVMAISLLVLFMLLGISLGFWSLLFSHITFCLPFVVVTVYSRLKGFDVRMLEAARDLGASEAIILRKIILPLAMPAVAASWLLSFTLSMDDVVVSSFVTGPAYEILPLKIYSMVKVGVSPEVNALATILLILSLVLVLSSQLILRDRTGK, encoded by the coding sequence ATGACCGGACGCTTAATCCGCGGTGGATTTATGTCCATCATTTACGCTTACCTGTACATCCCGATTATCATTCTGATCGTGAATTCATTTAATCAGGCGCGCTTCGGCATCAACTGGCAGGGATTTACGCTGGACTGGTATCGACTGCTGATGAACAACGACAGCCTGCTTCAGGCCGCGCAGCATTCGCTGACGATGGCCGTTTTTTCTGCAACGTTCGCTACGCTAATTGGTTCCCTAACCGCCGTTGCGCTGTATCGCTACCGCTTTCGCGGCAAGCCTTTTGTCGGCGGCATGCTGTTCGTGGTGATGATGTCGCCGGATATCGTAATGGCCATCTCGCTGCTGGTGCTCTTCATGCTGCTGGGCATCTCGCTCGGATTCTGGTCGTTGCTGTTTTCCCACATCACGTTCTGCCTGCCGTTTGTGGTGGTGACCGTCTATTCGCGCCTGAAAGGTTTTGATGTGCGGATGCTGGAAGCCGCGCGCGACCTGGGCGCCAGCGAAGCGATCATTCTGCGCAAAATCATTCTGCCGCTGGCGATGCCAGCCGTGGCCGCCAGTTGGTTGCTCAGCTTTACGCTCTCGATGGATGACGTGGTGGTTTCCTCGTTTGTCACCGGCCCCGCGTATGAAATTCTGCCGTTGAAGATTTACTCGATGGTTAAGGTTGGCGTCTCCCCTGAAGTCAACGCGCTGGCGACGATTTTGCTTATTCTATCGCTCGTGCTGGTGCTCAGTAGCCAGCTGATTTTACGTGACCGCACCGGAAAATAA
- the potB gene encoding spermidine/putrescine ABC transporter permease PotB: MKKSRKRFQNTIITLIVAWLVLFVFLPNLMIIATSFLTRDDTHFVSLVFTLENYTRLVDPLYASVLLHSLNMAVIATFCCLLLGYPFAFILARLPKKIQPLMLFLLIVPFWTNSLIRIYGLKIFLSTRGHLNEFLLWTGLIDTPLRIMYTSEAVILGLIYILLPFMVLPLYSSIEKLDKSYLEAARDLGANKWQTFIRVVIPLTMPGIIAGCLLVLLPAMGLFFVADLMGGAKNLLIGNVIKSQFLNIRDWPFGAATSICLTLVMGVLLFIYYRTARLLNKKGELE, from the coding sequence ATGAAGAAGTCGCGTAAACGCTTTCAAAACACCATTATCACACTCATCGTTGCCTGGCTGGTGCTGTTCGTTTTCCTGCCCAACCTGATGATCATCGCAACCAGCTTTCTGACACGCGATGACACGCATTTCGTCAGTCTGGTCTTTACGCTGGAAAACTATACGCGATTGGTCGATCCGCTTTATGCTTCAGTCTTGCTTCATTCACTGAACATGGCCGTTATCGCCACGTTCTGCTGCCTGCTGCTGGGCTATCCGTTTGCTTTTATTCTGGCGCGCTTACCGAAAAAAATTCAGCCGCTGATGCTATTTCTGCTAATTGTGCCGTTTTGGACCAACTCACTGATCCGCATTTACGGGTTGAAAATCTTTTTGAGTACGCGCGGCCATCTGAATGAATTCCTGCTCTGGACGGGCCTTATCGATACGCCGCTGCGGATTATGTACACCTCCGAAGCCGTGATTCTCGGCCTGATTTATATCCTGCTGCCTTTCATGGTGCTGCCGCTCTACTCCAGCATTGAAAAGCTCGATAAATCCTATCTGGAGGCCGCCCGCGATCTGGGGGCGAATAAATGGCAGACCTTTATTCGCGTGGTGATCCCGTTGACCATGCCGGGGATTATCGCTGGCTGCCTGCTGGTGCTGCTGCCTGCCATGGGCTTGTTCTTCGTTGCCGACCTGATGGGCGGTGCCAAGAATTTGCTGATCGGTAACGTCATTAAAAGCCAGTTCCTCAACATCCGCGACTGGCCGTTTGGTGCTGCCACCAGCATCTGCCTGACGCTGGTCATGGGCGTGCTGCTGTTTATCTACTACCGCACGGCCCGCCTGCTGAATAAAAAGGGAGAGCTGGAATGA
- the proQ gene encoding RNA chaperone ProQ — protein sequence MENQPKLNSSKEVIAFLAERFPLCFTTEGETRPLKIGIFQDLVERVPESDNVSKTQLRSALRLYTSSWRYLYGVKLGAQRVDLDGNPCGELEQQHVDHARTQLEEAKARVQAQRAEQQAKKREAAGESADAARTPRPAQKRAPRRDASGSAPRSNSPQSNVSQNNASQNRAPRKPRQPSSDQSQSSSQQSANAQSRQAKPANNERQRVAVTDVSKLQIGQEIKVRAGKDAMDATVLEIAKGEVRVQLASGLAMIVRAEHLQF from the coding sequence ATGGAAAATCAACCTAAGTTGAACAGTAGTAAAGAAGTTATTGCCTTTTTGGCAGAGCGGTTCCCGCTTTGTTTCACCACTGAAGGTGAAACTCGTCCGTTAAAGATCGGTATTTTTCAGGATCTTGTTGAGCGTGTACCGGAGTCCGATAACGTCAGTAAGACGCAATTACGCTCTGCGCTGCGTCTTTATACCTCAAGCTGGCGCTATCTGTACGGTGTAAAATTGGGTGCCCAACGTGTCGATCTGGATGGTAATCCGTGCGGCGAGTTGGAACAGCAGCATGTCGATCATGCCCGCACACAGTTGGAAGAAGCGAAAGCGCGAGTTCAGGCTCAGCGTGCTGAGCAGCAGGCGAAAAAACGTGAAGCAGCCGGAGAATCGGCAGATGCGGCACGTACTCCTCGTCCCGCTCAGAAGCGTGCGCCACGTCGCGATGCTTCAGGCAGTGCACCGCGAAGCAATTCTCCGCAAAGCAATGTGTCTCAGAACAATGCGTCTCAAAACCGTGCACCGCGTAAACCACGTCAGCCTTCTTCCGACCAATCGCAGTCCTCTTCTCAGCAGTCTGCTAATGCTCAATCTCGTCAGGCAAAACCTGCCAACAATGAGCGTCAGCGGGTCGCGGTTACGGATGTTTCCAAACTGCAAATCGGTCAGGAAATCAAAGTCAGAGCCGGCAAAGACGCCATGGATGCCACCGTGCTTGAAATTGCCAAAGGCGAAGTCAGAGTACAATTGGCTTCTGGACTGGCAATGATTGTACGCGCAGAACATTTGCAGTTCTGA
- a CDS encoding GAF domain-containing protein: MNKQEFYQDLIRDMSSLIADENRFITILSNSSALLFERLDGVNWAGFYLLDNDTLFLGPFQGKVACVRIPVGKGVCGTAIAENRIQRVDDVHAFPGHIACDAASNAEIVLPLVVNGQLIGVLDIDSTLYQRFDADDEEGLKAVVSVLCAQLEASDVMTFINSLMLRQG, from the coding sequence ATGAATAAACAAGAATTTTATCAGGATCTCATTCGCGACATGTCATCGCTTATCGCGGATGAAAACCGTTTTATTACGATCTTATCAAACAGTAGTGCGCTGCTGTTTGAGCGTTTGGATGGGGTTAACTGGGCAGGGTTTTACCTGTTGGATAACGACACGCTTTTCCTGGGACCGTTTCAGGGCAAGGTTGCCTGTGTGCGTATTCCTGTTGGCAAAGGTGTATGCGGTACGGCGATAGCTGAAAATCGCATTCAGCGCGTGGATGATGTTCATGCGTTCCCTGGTCATATCGCCTGTGATGCCGCGAGTAATGCGGAAATCGTGCTACCGCTTGTCGTTAACGGGCAACTGATTGGCGTTCTGGATATTGACAGCACCCTTTATCAGCGTTTTGACGCGGATGATGAAGAAGGGCTGAAGGCCGTGGTTAGCGTACTTTGTGCTCAACTGGAAGCGAGCGATGTGATGACATTCATCAATTCTCTCATGTTGAGACAAGGTTAA
- the yebS gene encoding membrane integrity lipid transport subunit YebS — MKIHNIASPAPFPSPRPPLTERAKRSVPAIDRYHRCPECDAFFALPPLKRNQTANCPRCDARVSSGRDWPISRLAAMAVAMLVLMPFAFTEPLISIRLLGVTINASLFEGIWQITRQGHPLTASMVAFCTVGAPLTLVFSLLYLFFAPRIGMNLRPILLMLQRLKEWMMLDIYLVGMAVAAIKVREFADVQAGTGLVAFLALMSLSLLTLIHLNTDQLWQRFYPRMRPLIAPDRYRICLSCHFTSSPDNRGRCPRCHIPLRLRQRHSLQKSWAALIASIILLFPANLLPISIIYVNGARTEDTIFSGILSLASGNVPVALVVFIASILVPFTKVMVLFGLLVSIHLRSEGNIMMRMKMLRVIRWIGRWSMLDLFVIALTMSLVNRDQLLAFTMGPAAFYFGAAVILTILAVEWLDSRLMWDNTDVE; from the coding sequence ATGAAAATACATAATATAGCCAGTCCTGCGCCGTTTCCCTCTCCCCGACCGCCGTTAACCGAGAGGGCGAAAAGGTCTGTACCTGCGATCGATCGTTATCATCGCTGCCCGGAATGTGATGCCTTTTTTGCTCTACCGCCGTTGAAACGTAACCAGACAGCGAACTGCCCGCGCTGCGATGCCAGAGTCAGCTCAGGCAGAGACTGGCCGATTTCACGACTTGCTGCAATGGCTGTCGCCATGCTGGTATTGATGCCGTTTGCTTTCACGGAACCGTTAATCAGTATTCGTCTTCTGGGCGTCACCATCAATGCCAGTCTGTTTGAAGGCATTTGGCAGATCACCCGTCAGGGGCATCCGCTCACGGCAAGCATGGTCGCCTTCTGTACCGTTGGTGCGCCGCTCACGCTGGTCTTCTCGCTGTTATACCTGTTCTTTGCCCCCCGAATCGGCATGAATCTCCGGCCCATCCTGCTCATGTTGCAACGGTTAAAAGAGTGGATGATGCTGGATATCTATCTGGTCGGTATGGCTGTCGCCGCGATCAAAGTCCGTGAATTCGCGGATGTTCAGGCTGGTACCGGGCTGGTCGCCTTTCTGGCGCTGATGAGCTTAAGTCTGTTGACGCTGATTCACTTAAATACCGACCAGCTTTGGCAGCGGTTTTACCCGCGCATGAGGCCGTTGATTGCACCTGATCGCTATCGAATCTGCCTTTCCTGCCATTTCACCAGCTCGCCAGACAATCGAGGGCGCTGCCCCCGTTGTCATATTCCGCTTCGCTTACGCCAGCGGCACAGCCTGCAAAAATCCTGGGCAGCACTGATTGCTTCCATCATTTTACTGTTCCCCGCTAACCTGTTGCCCATATCAATTATTTATGTCAACGGTGCCCGTACGGAAGACACGATCTTCTCCGGCATTCTTTCGCTCGCATCGGGCAATGTTCCTGTTGCGCTGGTAGTGTTTATTGCCAGTATTCTGGTGCCGTTTACGAAAGTGATGGTGCTGTTCGGGCTACTGGTGAGCATCCATCTCCGGTCAGAAGGCAATATCATGATGCGCATGAAGATGCTGCGCGTTATCCGCTGGATTGGCCGCTGGTCTATGCTCGATTTATTTGTGATTGCCCTGACGATGTCACTCGTCAACCGCGATCAACTCCTCGCTTTCACCATGGGGCCTGCTGCTTTTTACTTTGGCGCGGCGGTGATTCTCACTATCCTTGCCGTTGAATGGCTGGATAGCCGACTGATGTGGGATAACACTGATGTGGAATAA
- the prc gene encoding carboxy terminal-processing peptidase yields the protein MNNLVRITAIAGLLLAGSSFANENITRVEQIPQLHQEPQHATVSDRVASRFLRSHYRQFMLDAQFSEKIFNRYLNMLDYSHNVLLASDVAQFSGQKAQLGDALKSGQLDVPYALYNLAQKRRFERFQYALSLLDKPIDLTGNDTFELDRSKAPWPQNVGELNRLWDAKVKYDWLSLKLTGKDDKDIKETLTKRYQFAIRRLAQSNSEDVFQLVMNAFAREIDPHTSYLSPRNTEQFNTEMSLSLEGIGAVLQMDDDYTMINSMVPGGPAAKSKNITVGDRVVGVGQSGKPMVDVIGWRLDDVVALIKGPKGSKVRLEILPAGKGTKTRIVTLTRERIRLEDRAVKMSVKTVSKDKVGVLDIPGFYVGLTDDVKVQLQKLEKQNVSSIVIDLRTNGGGALTEAVGLSGLFIPGGPVVQVRDNNGKVREDSDTDGIVYYKGPLVVLVDRFSASASEIFAAAMQDYGRALIVGEPTFGKGTVQQYRSLNRIYDQMLRPDWPALGSVQYTIQKFYRIDGGSTQMKGVTPDVMMPTGTETVDTGEKFEDNALPWDSIKAANYTKSGDLKALISKLNEHHQERIAKDPEFQYVAQDIARYNAMKDKRNIVSLNLAQREKENDDDEAMRLKRINDRLAREGKKPLKSLEDLPKDYQAPDPYLDETVKIANDLAQEQKD from the coding sequence ATGAACAACTTAGTCAGAATAACCGCCATCGCAGGCTTACTGCTGGCGGGCTCTAGTTTTGCAAATGAAAACATTACGCGTGTTGAGCAGATCCCTCAGCTACATCAGGAGCCTCAACATGCTACCGTTAGCGACAGGGTGGCCTCACGTTTCCTGCGTTCGCATTATCGCCAGTTTATGCTGGATGCGCAGTTCTCTGAGAAAATTTTTAACCGCTACCTCAACATGCTGGACTACAGCCACAACGTGCTGTTGGCCTCTGATGTGGCGCAATTTTCCGGGCAAAAAGCCCAGTTGGGTGACGCGCTGAAATCCGGTCAGCTGGACGTTCCGTACGCGTTGTACAATCTGGCGCAGAAGCGTCGGTTTGAGCGTTTTCAATACGCGCTGTCGCTGCTGGATAAACCGATCGATCTGACGGGCAATGACACGTTTGAGCTCGATCGCAGCAAAGCGCCTTGGCCGCAAAACGTCGGTGAACTTAACCGCCTGTGGGATGCCAAGGTAAAATATGACTGGCTCAGCCTGAAGTTGACCGGCAAAGATGATAAAGACATCAAAGAGACGCTGACCAAGCGTTACCAGTTTGCGATTCGCCGTTTGGCGCAGAGCAACAGCGAAGATGTTTTCCAACTCGTCATGAACGCCTTTGCGCGTGAAATCGACCCGCATACCAGCTATCTGTCTCCGCGTAACACCGAGCAATTCAATACCGAAATGAGCCTGTCGCTCGAAGGGATTGGTGCGGTGCTGCAGATGGATGACGACTACACCATGATTAATTCCATGGTGCCCGGTGGTCCGGCTGCGAAAAGCAAAAACATTACCGTGGGTGACCGTGTCGTTGGCGTAGGCCAAAGCGGCAAGCCGATGGTCGATGTTATCGGCTGGCGTCTGGATGATGTTGTCGCGCTGATTAAAGGGCCGAAAGGCAGCAAGGTGCGTCTGGAGATTCTGCCCGCAGGCAAAGGGACGAAAACCCGCATTGTCACGCTGACGCGCGAACGTATCCGTCTTGAAGACCGTGCAGTCAAAATGTCCGTCAAGACGGTCAGTAAAGACAAAGTCGGCGTGCTGGATATCCCCGGCTTCTATGTCGGCCTGACGGATGACGTAAAAGTTCAGCTTCAAAAGCTGGAAAAACAAAACGTCAGCAGCATTGTGATTGACTTACGTACTAACGGCGGCGGTGCGCTGACGGAAGCGGTAGGGCTTTCCGGCCTGTTTATTCCAGGCGGCCCTGTGGTTCAGGTGCGCGATAATAACGGCAAAGTGCGTGAAGACAGCGACACCGACGGCATTGTGTATTACAAAGGCCCGCTGGTGGTATTGGTAGACCGTTTCAGTGCTTCCGCATCCGAGATCTTCGCGGCGGCAATGCAGGACTATGGCCGTGCCTTGATCGTGGGTGAGCCGACGTTTGGTAAAGGTACCGTGCAACAGTATCGCTCGCTGAATCGGATTTACGATCAAATGCTGCGTCCTGACTGGCCGGCGCTGGGTTCCGTACAATACACGATTCAGAAGTTCTATCGCATTGACGGCGGCAGTACTCAGATGAAAGGCGTGACACCTGACGTGATGATGCCAACGGGTACGGAAACGGTAGATACCGGCGAGAAGTTTGAAGACAACGCGCTACCGTGGGACAGCATCAAAGCGGCTAATTACACGAAAAGTGGCGATCTGAAGGCGCTGATTAGCAAACTGAATGAGCATCATCAGGAGCGTATCGCCAAAGATCCTGAGTTCCAGTACGTCGCGCAAGATATTGCCCGCTACAACGCGATGAAGGATAAGCGTAACATTGTGTCGCTCAATCTTGCTCAGCGTGAGAAAGAGAATGATGATGATGAAGCGATGCGTCTGAAACGGATTAACGATCGACTGGCGAGAGAAGGCAAAAAACCGCTCAAATCGCTGGAAGATTTGCCGAAAGATTATCAGGCACCCGATCCTTATCTGGATGAAACGGTGAAAATCGCTAACGATTTAGCGCAGGAACAGAAAGACTGA
- a CDS encoding helix-turn-helix domain-containing protein: MGVTALRSAGPPLSVESGWALPSGQPLQRYGLCALAQPHLRTPQQTTRFHFYEATLLLVLSGQLTLLEQNGTTVVDTPSQLCLITPDASADLTKTPGGHDAVFRSVFLTFSSTLLARFYHRYPEKLAPVYHPAPFTHLALDDELTRTLQYLVEGITSNVLSESRLELRLMDMLLVLSERGYHFGAPPQPGITTQLRALISEEPEHHWTAQSAGRRLAMSEATLRRRLSTEQTRFEVLLLETRMQHAMMLVQTTSWSMQRLAEACGYKSSARFSERFKNRFGCSPTKIR; encoded by the coding sequence ATGGGCGTGACCGCATTACGCTCTGCGGGCCCGCCTCTTAGTGTAGAGTCGGGCTGGGCACTGCCGTCAGGCCAGCCGCTACAGCGGTATGGCCTGTGCGCGCTAGCTCAACCGCACTTGCGCACGCCGCAGCAGACAACGCGTTTTCATTTTTATGAAGCCACGCTGCTGCTGGTTCTCTCCGGCCAATTGACCCTTCTCGAACAGAACGGCACAACGGTTGTCGATACCCCGTCTCAGCTTTGCCTGATTACGCCTGATGCCAGTGCCGATTTGACGAAAACGCCCGGCGGTCATGATGCCGTTTTCCGGTCAGTCTTTCTGACGTTTTCATCCACGCTTTTGGCACGGTTTTATCACCGCTATCCTGAAAAATTAGCCCCTGTATATCATCCTGCTCCTTTCACGCACCTCGCACTGGATGACGAGCTTACTCGCACATTGCAGTATCTGGTTGAGGGAATAACGAGCAACGTACTCAGTGAATCGCGCCTCGAACTGCGTCTGATGGATATGCTGCTGGTACTATCGGAACGGGGATACCATTTTGGCGCACCGCCGCAGCCTGGTATTACGACACAGCTACGTGCGCTCATCAGCGAAGAACCGGAACACCACTGGACGGCACAGTCCGCGGGGCGACGGCTGGCGATGAGCGAGGCTACGCTGCGCCGGAGGCTATCCACAGAGCAGACGCGGTTTGAAGTGCTGTTGCTGGAGACGCGAATGCAGCACGCAATGATGCTGGTGCAGACGACGTCATGGAGTATGCAGCGTCTGGCTGAAGCCTGCGGGTATAAATCCTCGGCGCGCTTTTCCGAACGGTTTAAAAACCGTTTTGGCTGTTCGCCCACCAAGATTCGTTAA
- the potD gene encoding spermidine/putrescine ABC transporter substrate-binding protein PotD, which yields MKKWPHLLAACTLAFGISTANANDGKTLYFYNWTEYVPPGLLEQFTKETGIKVIYSTYESNESMYAKLKTYKDGAYDLVVPSTYFISKMSKEGMLQKIDTSKLSNFHNLDPNLLHKSFDPNNDYSIPYIWGATAIGVNHEVIDPASVTRWADLWDTKYKNSLLLTDDAREVFQIALRKLGYSANTTDPKEIEAAYKELQALMPNVLTFNSDNPGNPFIEGEVNLGMVWNGSAYVARQAGTPLDVIWPAEGGIFWMDSLAIPANAKNVDGAMKLIDFLLRPEVAAQVAETIGYPTPNLAAKKLLPPEVSGDKTLYPDDETIAKGEWQNDVGSASTLYETYFQQLKAGR from the coding sequence ATGAAAAAGTGGCCACACCTACTAGCAGCCTGCACGCTGGCGTTTGGCATCAGCACCGCCAATGCCAACGACGGTAAAACGCTCTATTTCTATAACTGGACCGAATACGTACCGCCGGGTCTGTTGGAACAGTTCACTAAAGAAACGGGCATCAAGGTGATTTACTCCACCTATGAATCCAACGAGAGTATGTATGCCAAGCTGAAAACCTATAAGGACGGTGCCTACGATCTGGTCGTGCCATCAACTTATTTCATCTCTAAGATGAGCAAAGAAGGCATGCTGCAAAAGATTGATACCAGCAAACTCAGTAACTTCCATAATCTCGATCCGAACCTGCTGCACAAGTCCTTCGATCCGAACAATGACTACTCTATTCCCTATATCTGGGGCGCGACGGCGATTGGCGTTAATCATGAAGTGATTGACCCCGCCAGCGTCACCCGCTGGGCAGACCTGTGGGATACGAAGTATAAAAACAGCCTGCTGCTGACGGACGATGCGCGCGAGGTATTCCAAATCGCCCTGCGTAAGCTGGGTTACTCCGCGAATACCACCGATCCGAAAGAAATTGAGGCCGCCTATAAAGAGCTGCAAGCGCTGATGCCGAATGTACTGACGTTCAATTCAGACAACCCTGGCAACCCGTTTATCGAAGGCGAAGTCAATCTGGGTATGGTGTGGAACGGCTCTGCCTACGTGGCGCGTCAGGCAGGTACACCGCTGGATGTCATCTGGCCAGCAGAAGGCGGCATCTTCTGGATGGATAGCCTGGCGATTCCAGCCAACGCCAAAAACGTTGACGGCGCGATGAAGCTGATCGATTTCCTGCTGCGCCCGGAAGTGGCGGCACAGGTTGCGGAAACTATCGGCTATCCGACGCCAAATCTGGCGGCGAAAAAATTACTCCCGCCGGAAGTGTCAGGGGATAAAACGCTGTATCCGGATGATGAAACCATCGCCAAAGGCGAATGGCAGAACGACGTTGGCAGCGCCAGCACGCTGTATGAAACCTACTTCCAGCAGCTAAAAGCGGGTCGTTAA
- a CDS encoding YbhB/YbcL family Raf kinase inhibitor-like protein codes for MLQLSSHSFQDGEKIPGEFAFAVPDATSHIALSSNHNPHLAWHDAPAGTQSFVLICHDPDVPSRGDDVNQEGREVSASLPRVDFYHWLLLDIPANVSEIPAASHSTGITPRGKAGPNAPTGLRHGINDYTVWFATDEQMKGTYYGYDGPCPPWNDALVHHYIFTLYALATPALAIDGELNGANVRAALANAPVLAEATLTGLYTLNPALL; via the coding sequence ATGCTGCAACTCTCCAGCCACAGTTTTCAGGACGGCGAAAAGATCCCAGGCGAATTTGCGTTTGCCGTACCGGATGCAACTAGCCACATTGCACTGTCTTCTAACCACAACCCCCATCTTGCCTGGCACGATGCTCCCGCAGGGACACAGTCTTTCGTGTTGATCTGCCACGACCCGGATGTACCCAGCCGTGGTGACGATGTGAATCAGGAAGGTCGCGAGGTTAGCGCGTCTCTGCCGCGTGTCGATTTCTACCATTGGTTATTGCTGGACATTCCAGCCAACGTCAGTGAGATTCCCGCCGCCTCTCATTCCACTGGCATCACTCCGCGTGGGAAGGCAGGTCCAAATGCCCCCACCGGGCTCCGACACGGCATCAATGATTACACCGTCTGGTTCGCCACGGACGAGCAGATGAAAGGCACCTACTATGGCTATGATGGCCCTTGCCCACCGTGGAACGATGCGCTCGTCCATCATTACATCTTCACGCTTTACGCCCTCGCAACACCGGCTTTAGCGATAGACGGCGAACTTAACGGGGCGAATGTCCGTGCTGCGCTGGCTAACGCGCCAGTATTGGCAGAAGCGACACTCACCGGGCTGTATACGCTGAACCCCGCTTTGTTGTGA